The segment TTATCAAGGGTAAGAAGCGAGGGATCGGAGAAGTTATGCTCCAGCTTGCTGAACGCCAGCTGATAGTCGGTGCGCTGGCTGATCGAGCGGCTTATCCATCCGGCCCCCCACTGCGTCTGGAGCAGGACATAGAGCAGGATAGCCACCAGTAAAAGCAGCAACAGTAGCGTAAGCAGAATTTTTCCGAGTCGTTTCATTGCACCCTTCCCTATGAGCATTTTTGATAGGTTGTTATGCCTGAATTATTACCGAAGCTCAACCGCCGGATGGTCGCGGGCGACGTGAATATCGCCCGCCTGTAAGCGCAGGAGGGAGGGAAGCGCGGTTTACTTCTCCTGTGGGAAGAGCAGATTCAGAATAATGGCGGTGATGCCCCCTGCCGCGATGCCGGAGGAGAGCAGCGTTTTCAGCCAGTCCGGGGCAAACTGCAGGATCAGAGGCTGCTGGGATACGCCCAGACCGACCGCCAGGGAGAGGGCCATTATCATAATTGCCCGACGGTTGAGCGGCTCGCGCGAGACGATACGCACGCCCGAGGCGGCGATGGTGCCGAACATGACAATCGTAGCGCCGCCCAGCACCGGTTCAGGGATATGCTGGACAAATCCGCTCACCGCCGGGAACAGGCCGAGCACAATCAGCAGCAGAGCGACCACAAAACCCACGTAGCGGCTGGCGACGCCGGTCAGCTGGATAACGCCATTGTTCTGACCAAAGCAGGAGTTGGGGAAAGTATTAAACAGCGCCGAGACACAGGAGTTCAGGCCGTTAGCCAGCACGCCTCCCTTCAGGCGTTTCATATACAGCGGTCCGCTGACCGGCTGCTCCGAAACATCGGAGGTTGCCGTGATATCGCCGATGGTTTCCAGTGAGGTCACCATAAAGACCAGCATAAGGGGGATGAGCAGATTCCAGTCGATGCCCAGGCCATAATATAACGGCGTTGGGACAGCGATTAAGGGTGAGGAGGAGGCGGTGGTAAACGACGGCAGCATGCCCAGCATCCAGGCCAGAAGGTAGCCGACGGCCATAGCAATCACCAGCGACGCCACGCGCAGCCACGGATTGCGCTGGCGGTTTAACAAAATAATCACCGCCAGCACCGCGCCCGCCAGCAGCAGGTTTTTCGGCGCGCCGAAGGTATGATTACTGATTGCGGTAAAGCCGCCGCCGATGGAAGTCAGACCCACCTGGATCAGCGACAGGCCAATAATCATCACCACAATCCCTGAGACAAGCGGGGTGATAATACGGCGTGCCAGATGGAGCACGCGGGAAAGCAGCATCTCGGTACAGGAGGCCAGCATAAGCGTGCCGAACAGCGCCGCCATCATGGTTGGCACATCCGCACCGCCACTTTTCAGCGCGGTTCCTCCCATGATCAGCGGCGTTACGAAATTAAAGCTGGTGCCCTGAATCGATAGCAGTCCTGAACCGACGGGCCCCCAGGTCTTAATTTGCAGAATCGAGGCCACCCCGGAGGCAAACAGCGACATGCTGATAATGTGCTGCGTATCCTGCGCGGGCAGGCCAAGCGCCTGGCAAATCAGCAGGGCGGGCGTGATGACCGCCACAAACATCGCCAGCAGATGCTGACAGGCCGCAAACAGCGTTTGCGGCAGCGGTGGTCGATCGTCCAGACGATAGAGCAGTTCGCTTTTTGCCGCAGCAGCATGCTGACGGCCGGATGCGGCATCGGGGATATTGACGGACATTCTCACGGTTCCCTGGTGAACAAAGTGGCGATTTTAATCTTATACAGGGTAAAAGCAAACGTTTGCCGTGAGAGTTAGCGTCAGCGCACCGGCGTTCTGCGCAGCCTGCCACACCACTCACTGACTTTCAGGGATTCAAACAGAATGTAGCTTATACAGGCCACTAAAAAGGAGTTTAAGGTCGGTGCTCCCCACTGAACGCTCAACCCGACATAGCTCCCGGCAAGGCTGGCGAGTATGGCGGCCCAGCCGGTCGTAACGGTCTTATCCGGAAGTGTGCCGTCTGCCCTGGAGGTTTTTAGCGCGACGCTGTACTTCTTCACCACAAAATACTCGGTCAGCATCACGCCCAGCACGGGCGGTACGACGACCCCAAGCAGGTTCAGGAAGTCGACGAAATGGTCGAGGATGCCCCACACCGACAGCCCGGTACCCAGCACGCCAAGACCGAGGGTTACGGCCGAATAACTGAGCTTTTTACCGGTAGTGCTTTCCACCGCATTGACAATACCGAGCGCTGAGGAGTAGAGGTTGAGATCGTTGACCCTCAGCGTGGAGCAAATCACGGCCAGCAGGCCGAGGCTGCCCGTAGAGAGGGTGATGATTGACATGATGTCGCCGGTGTTCAGCTTGCGGGCAATAAAAATGGCCAGGCCGTTGATAATGAATTCACCCAGAATAATCGTCGCGAGGGTGATCATCAGCACGTGTCGGCCATTTTTGGAATAGCGCGTCAGGTCAGGTGTCATCAGGCTGGCGAGAATAGCGCCGCCCACCACCAGTGTGATACCCGCATTGATCGAGAGCATCTCCTTACTCTGCCCGGACATTACCGGCGGGCTGGCATGATCGGAGATAAGCGTATGCCAGGAGATCCAGGCAATGAGCGCGATAAAAACCGGCACGGCAAAACGCGCGGTAAATCGCAGGGCCCGAAACCCGAAGGCCACGATGAGGGTCAGCGTCAGGCCGGAAAGGGTGGCCGCCAGTGAAAAACTCAGCTTTCCCTCCGTCGCCGCACTCAGAGAACGGGCGAAGAGGGAATTCTGTATACCAAACCATCCCAACAGGCTGATGGCCACCACCACCCCGATCAGCGCCGATCCGCTTTTGCCGAAGCCACACCAGCGTCCAAGCAAACTCCCTGACAGGCCCTCTTTCATGCCAATGTAGCCAAAGCCAAAGGTGATTAAACCAAAGATCAGGCTTCCGAGGATAATCGCCGTAAAGGCATCCCCGAGGGGCATACTGTCGCCTAACACGGCACCCAGCATAAACTGGTCAAGTGCGGTCAGCATGCCCATATGTACGATGGCGACGCTAAGGAGAGAAACGCGACTCGTCGCCGGTACGCGGCTAAGAGGAAAATCGTCAATTTTCATAATAGAAAATCCTTTTTAAATGAAGTGGATCCCTTTTTGGATCAGGCGACCTGGGATGTAGTTTCCGAGATGAGTATTTTCACAGAATTCTTCAAACTGCCGGAGCGAATGAACGCCTGCTTTTTGATATATGCTGTAAATTCTGTTTTCGAGGGTTTTAACACTCAGTGAATAGATATTTGCCATCTCTTTCGCGGGTGTCAGATTATCCAGCGGTCGTGCATTCCAGACGGTGCCAATACATTGGGCGTCACGGTTAAAAAAGGGAAATTTCTCACTGATATAGGGCGTCAGATAATCCAGACCATTCCAGTAGTGCGTCTCAATAACACTGACGCGCTCAAGGGATTCCTCCGTCCGCCGATCGTGTTCCTGTAAATCTTCAGCACATTCAGCCCATAGCGCGGGAAAGTCCTGATCGAGCTCTCCCTCAACATTGAACGTCGGGGGCGTATTTGTATAGCGACAGGCGGCTTTATTCATATAAAGATGTCTGGACTGAAGATCTTTAATACCCCAGGGCTCAGCAAGATTTTCCATCATACAAATAAAAGCCGACAGCACATTATTCCCATCGCTGGAAGACGCCATAGCATGTTCCCTTTCAGGAAAATATTTTCTGCAAATAATAACGCGTATGTTTACCTAAATAGCCGTCCATGCTGCCATATACCTGGTAGCCCAGCTTTTCGTAGAATCCTCTGGCCTGAAAACCGAACGTATCGACATAGGCCATCTTGCATCCCCGTGCTTTAGCGATCTCTTCCGCTTTTAGCATCAGCGCCCTGCCCTGATTATTCCCTCTCTGTGCTTCACTGATCCACAGATACTGGATCTCCAGGCCTTCCCACCACGTCTTCGCCACCAGTCCTCCGTGGATCTGATTATCCTCACTGCGGAGCGTTACCAGCAGTGGCTCAATATCGACCGCGTCGAACTGGCTGTTATGCTGCCAGAGATGGCTGATGACGTATTCCTGATCCTCAGCGGAAGGGGTAGAGGTTGTGACGATTTTCATTGTTGCTCCCTGAATTCGAAAATGATTGCCCTGCACAGCCGCGAATTTTGTGCAGAAAATTCATAAATTTTCAAGGGGGATCATTACTGTTTCACGCCTGAAAAATCGCCGCTATTATCCGGCAGATACAAAAACATCAGTGATTTCAATATTTTTATAGGCATTTTGCCAACATCAGGGATATTAAATATTTAAGCCAGGGGTAACGTTGGCTCTGTCAGAAGGTTTATGGCCGGACAGCGGCGGCGGGGTGAGACGCAGGGGTAAAGGGCGTCTGGATAAGATTAGCGGTGTTCCGGCGGATTTCAGGCGAAGGATAGCGGCTCAGGCGTTGGTATAACGCTGCGTTTCCGGTAGCCAACGCTCAATAAGCGCCGTTGCCTGTTGCGGATAGTGCTGGTGGATATGTCTGGCGACGCGCTGCACCT is part of the Erwinia sp. HDF1-3R genome and harbors:
- a CDS encoding uracil-xanthine permease family protein yields the protein MSVNIPDAASGRQHAAAAKSELLYRLDDRPPLPQTLFAACQHLLAMFVAVITPALLICQALGLPAQDTQHIISMSLFASGVASILQIKTWGPVGSGLLSIQGTSFNFVTPLIMGGTALKSGGADVPTMMAALFGTLMLASCTEMLLSRVLHLARRIITPLVSGIVVMIIGLSLIQVGLTSIGGGFTAISNHTFGAPKNLLLAGAVLAVIILLNRQRNPWLRVASLVIAMAVGYLLAWMLGMLPSFTTASSSPLIAVPTPLYYGLGIDWNLLIPLMLVFMVTSLETIGDITATSDVSEQPVSGPLYMKRLKGGVLANGLNSCVSALFNTFPNSCFGQNNGVIQLTGVASRYVGFVVALLLIVLGLFPAVSGFVQHIPEPVLGGATIVMFGTIAASGVRIVSREPLNRRAIMIMALSLAVGLGVSQQPLILQFAPDWLKTLLSSGIAAGGITAIILNLLFPQEK
- a CDS encoding cytosine permease, which encodes MMKIDDFPLSRVPATSRVSLLSVAIVHMGMLTALDQFMLGAVLGDSMPLGDAFTAIILGSLIFGLITFGFGYIGMKEGLSGSLLGRWCGFGKSGSALIGVVVAISLLGWFGIQNSLFARSLSAATEGKLSFSLAATLSGLTLTLIVAFGFRALRFTARFAVPVFIALIAWISWHTLISDHASPPVMSGQSKEMLSINAGITLVVGGAILASLMTPDLTRYSKNGRHVLMITLATIILGEFIINGLAIFIARKLNTGDIMSIITLSTGSLGLLAVICSTLRVNDLNLYSSALGIVNAVESTTGKKLSYSAVTLGLGVLGTGLSVWGILDHFVDFLNLLGVVVPPVLGVMLTEYFVVKKYSVALKTSRADGTLPDKTVTTGWAAILASLAGSYVGLSVQWGAPTLNSFLVACISYILFESLKVSEWCGRLRRTPVR
- a CDS encoding PAS domain-containing protein, with protein sequence MMENLAEPWGIKDLQSRHLYMNKAACRYTNTPPTFNVEGELDQDFPALWAECAEDLQEHDRRTEESLERVSVIETHYWNGLDYLTPYISEKFPFFNRDAQCIGTVWNARPLDNLTPAKEMANIYSLSVKTLENRIYSIYQKAGVHSLRQFEEFCENTHLGNYIPGRLIQKGIHFI
- a CDS encoding GNAT family N-acetyltransferase; the protein is MKIVTTSTPSAEDQEYVISHLWQHNSQFDAVDIEPLLVTLRSEDNQIHGGLVAKTWWEGLEIQYLWISEAQRGNNQGRALMLKAEEIAKARGCKMAYVDTFGFQARGFYEKLGYQVYGSMDGYLGKHTRYYLQKIFS